The Setaria viridis chromosome 9, Setaria_viridis_v4.0, whole genome shotgun sequence sequence AACATTGCCATATCCATTGCAAAGCAGCAGGATATATTACTGCTCATAGCCGGAAATCCACTTCTGAATCAACTGGCTATGTATTCTTGAGGTGAGTCTGTTGTATGTAGTTTGTTTCATAAGTCacttaatcttttttttttgaaactttattTTCTTGATTAGTTTTATAAAATTTTTGAAATGTTGCTTCAGCATTTTTTATGTGCCATTTTTGCTTCCTTTTTGCTCTGACACTTGGACAAACACCCAGGTGTATTATTACTGGAAATGGAGAAGCTGGATATATGTTCCTAGGTCGGCCATGGGGACCCTTTGGGAGGGTTGTCTTTGCACACACTTTTATGGATCGATGCATCAAGCCTTCTGGGTGGCATAATTGGGACAAATCTGAGAATGAGCGAACTGCTTGCTTCTATGAGTACAGGTAACTGGATAATTCCATCTAACTATCAGCTGTTGAGATCAACCTGAAATATTGCAAATTGAAGAGGAACCTTAATGTTGTTATCTTACCACTCACATCAGATTGATCCCTCATGCAAAATATTGACATGTGCTCTTCAAGTCATTCTGACCAACTGATTGTAACGTTCTTAGCACTGGCAGGATATATTTTGTGTTGTTATGAACCAAATATTGGGGGTGCTATAGATTGTGGAATGTAGTGCTAACACTAGTATGTTTATATTCATTCCTGCTTTTCAAGTAGCTGGGACTGATTGATGGTAACATTCTTAGCACCAACCAGAAGGCGATATGTTTGTACTGTAAAGAACCTAGTGTGTTCGGGATGCTATGGAGTGTAGACTGTAGCGCTAACTGCTAACACTTGTATACTCACTTTTCTGCAGATGCTCAGGGCCAGGCTCCCGCTCATCAAACCGGGTAGCTTGGTGCAGACAGTTGCTCGATGTTGAAGCGGAGCAGTTCCTCTCTCACACTTTTATCGATCCAGACCTTGATAGGCCATGGCTCCGCCAGATGATGGCAACAAGAGTACCAGCCTCTGCATAGACTGATCCCAGGATCCTTGGTTATCCCTCCTTTCTAGTCCATCAAATAAATAAAGCTGGAGGGTGTATTTAATTTATAAATTGGTAACATTTGGCCAATTAGTATCCACTTTGATCATGTTGAGTGGATGTGTTGGGGTGGGGTTGGGGGGATGTTTTGTTGTGAGAAGCTCTTGTGGCCGAGGCAGGCACTCTGAAAATAAGCAAAGATTAATTCATATACCCTTCCTTTGTCAGCGCTGATGCCTCGGGCATCTCTACGGCTACATCAGCTTACACAGGCTTCTTCCAAGGCTCCATTGAACTTTAGTTCATGGCAGCGCACCTGGAAATCTTGTGCTCCAAACAAATGCCGATTCTTCATGTGGCTGGTTGCCCGTAACAAGTGCCGGACAGCAGTCCGTCTAGCTCGACAAGGACTGCAACATCCCCCGAGATGCTTGCTTTGTAGATTCAGATGTAGTGCCTACCTTCCATCTGTGGGAACGAGAGGAGGAATTGTGGTTGCTTGCAAGGGACCAGAAACGGTGTGCACGCTGCGACACACGGGACGTTTCTCTGTTACTGGCACCGTGACCATGGGCGCCGGCGTCGACCCATGGTGCCTAACAGTGGTCTATGGCCCCCAACCAGACGCGGACAAGATAGAGTTTTTAGATGAACTTCGCGCGGTGCATGCCTGTGTCACaccggcgtggatggtggccggtGATTTCAACCTCATCTAGCTTGGAGGAGGCAGACAAGAATAACAACGTCAACCGCAGGAACATGGGCCGTTTCAGGAGATTTTGTTGATGAAATGCTGTTAAAGGATATCTACCTGCATGGTAGACGCTACACTTGGAGTAACGAGCGAGCGAGCCTCACAATGGAGAAGCTTGATCGTGTTCTAGTGACCGTAGACTGGGAAGAGAAGTTCCCTTTTTGCTTCCTCCAGCCGTTGTCATCAGACATATCAGACCACTGTCCTCTTCTCTTGTCAACCAATGCAGCAACAAATGCTAAGCGCCGCTTCCATTTCGAAGTGTGGTGGCTCAAACTGCCAGGGTTCCTGGACGTCGTGTCCACTTCCTGGACGTGCCCATCGTCCATTACCGACCCCTTCAACCGGCTCGATGTCATGTTCAAGAGCACGGCTCGAGCACTCCAGAGTTGTAGCCAGCGCAGCATCGGCCAGATCAAGCAACAGATACTGGTGGCAAGAACCATAGTGCTCTGGCTAGACACGGCGCAAGAGCAGAGGCAGCTACTGGCGGAAGAATTGGAACTTCGGAGAACACTCAAGTGCAAGCTACTGGGGCTCTCCTCCCTTGAACGCACGATGGCCAGACTTCGCTCGCGCATGATCTTCTTGAAAGATGGAGATGCCAACACAAGATTATTCCATTTACAGGCCAGCCAcagaatgaagaagaaggtgatatCCAAGCTACAGTATGAAGGAGGCATAGCTGTCACACAGCAGGAGAAAGAGCATGTGCTATACAGCTATTTCAAGAACATCATGGGAACACCTTCTGCTCGGACAGAAGCTACTGATCTCTCGGCCTTGGATTTCCAGCGCGCCAACCTGGAACATCTGGATGCAGTGTTCTTAGAAGATGAAGTACGGAGCACTATCAAGTCCTTGCCGGGAGAAAAGTCGCCGGGACCTGACGGTTTCACGGCGGAATTCTACAAAGCAGCGTGGCCTGTGATCAGGAATGATATCATGGCAGATTTCAGAGCGTTTTACAGGGGCTGCTGTGCTCATTTCCATCGCCTGAATGGTGCTCTGATTACTCTATTGCCCAAGAAACCCGATGCAGCAATGCCAAGTGAGTACAGGCCAATCAGCCTAATACATAGCTTTGCAAAATTGGTTGCCAAACTTCTAGCAAACCGCCTGGCCCCTCAGCTCGACCACCTCATTGCAGTTAACCAGAGCGCATTCATCAAGAAACGCTCTATACACGATAATTTTAAATTTGTGGAACAGGCAGCTAAGACTTTGCATAGAAAGAAGAAATCATCTTTGTTGCTCAAGTTGGACATTTCTAAGGCCTTCGACACCGTAGCTTGGCCATTCCTACTCCAACTGCTAGGAGATGGGGTTCGGCCCAAAGTGGTGAAATTGGATATCAGTTATGGTATCCACCGCATCGACAAGGGTCCTGCTTAATGGAATGCCAGGAAAGTTGATCCACAATGCTAGGGGATTGAGGCAAGGGGACCCCCTCTCCCCCATGCTATTCATTCTGATTATGGAGGTGTTGCACAGACTTCTCAAATCGGCAACCAACAAGGAGTTCTCAATGCACCGGCCGATCAAGCAATACAGCACCAATGTTCTCTGTATGCAGACGATGTAGTGCTGTTTGCATCCCCCAATGTGCAGGACATGGTGACTATCAAGGAAGTCCTGAATTTCTTCGGCAATGCCACTGGTTTGCACACAAACCTGCAGAAAAGTCTCATTGCACCAATTGCTTGCTCCCAAGATCAACTGCAGAGGGTCCAACACATTCTGCCAGCTGCAATCTCTGACTTCCCTATCACATACTTGGGCCTGCCACTTTCTGTTGGCCGCCTGAAGAAATCAGACTTTCAACCTTTGGTCGACAAAGTCAGTGCTGCAATCCCCACCCGGAGAGCTCCTTTGATGAACCGAGCAGGAAGATTGACAGCTGTCAAAGTGACTGTGAGTTCTATCTGCACACATACCCTTATTTCTTTGAAGATCCCTGATTGGGTTATAAAAGAAATTGACAAGAGACGCAAGGGTTTTCTATGGGAAGGGAAAATGCAGGCAAAAGGGGGTAACTGCCTTGTAGCCTGGACCACTGCTTGCAGGCCAACAATCTTCGGGGGCCTGGGCATCCATGATCTCAGGCTTGCCTCATTTGCCCTACGGCTTAGGTGGTTATGGATGCAAAAAACCGATGCAGATCGGCCATGGAAGCGCATGCAACTGGATTTCGGAAAGGACCCTACACTTTGTCAGATGTTTCAGGCATCAATCGACATCCAACTGGGTGTTAGGAACTTAGCCCTATTCTGGATCGATAAATGGTATGGAGACTCATCCCTTTGCACAATGGCGCCTGATCTTTGCACTCTAATTAGACCAGCAGTCAGAAATGCAAGAACCGTCGCCCAGGCGCTATCTGAAAAACGGTGGATCTCTGATATTGCCGGACCGGCAACAGTAGCAGCGCTCACACAATATGTCAGTCTCTGGCACGCTCTTGATGGACTCCACCTTGTGTCAGGAACTGAGGACAAGGTGTCCTGGAGATGGAACCCCTCCGGCGACGATCAGCGTACAATGCTTTCTTTCAAGGGGCGATCAGATTTGCAGCTCATAAACTAATCTGGAAAGCTTGGGCCCCCCTTAAGATCAAGTTCTTTATGTGACTCGCTATTAAAGATCGTTTATGGACATCAGAGAGAAGGCGCCAGCGAGGAATCCAAGATCATGATGCATATACTTTGTGCCATCAGGACACTGAAACGGCAAGCCACCTCTTCGTGTACTGTCAGTTCACCAGACAACTTTGGCAAGTTTTGATGTCCGCTCTGAATATTCAGAGGCAACCACCAGCGCTGCACCTAGGCATAACTGAATGGTGGTTCGACTGCAGAAACGACCTGGATTCCTTGAGGAAGAGAGGACTCGACTCGGCTTTCATGCTTGTCTCATGGAGCATTTGGAAGGAACGCAATTTGCGAGTTTTCAACAAGGTTATGGGCAACCGGCGAGGTTGCTTGGGCTGCTGCTGACAGAGATTTTTGAGCAGGTTCAGTTATGGTGTGCTGCAGGCGTCAAGCACTTGACCGTCCTTCAGTGGCCGGCTGTAGGCCTGCAATCTACCTGAACCCGCCCCATTTCATCCTGCCCTTCTGAGTTGTTTTCTGTGTTGACAGTTTACTTCTTTTATGTTTTATCCTATCTGTGCGTGTGCTCGGTTAGGCCCGCGTTGTAAACGAACATTCTTTCGTTCTTTCCTTCTTAATATAAAatatacgcagctctcctgtaTATTCTCGAAAAAAAGATTAGACGTAGAAGTAAGCAAGTTTTTATGCCTATCTGGATTGGAAAATCCTGAAGGCAAGTCTCTTGGATGTGTACTACTCTGCAAGCAGATTCTTATGCAATTCCCAAATATTTTCCTTACATTTACTCTCCCTCGAACCCACAATGCTTCGGATGGTTTAGTCCACCCGATCCAGATTCGATATCCAAAAATCATTCAGTTTGGAAAAGACCTGACGGAAAGCAATTCTGTACGTACGTGCTCCGTTACGTGCCAAATCTCCAGAGGACAATCTGTCGTTTCAAAAGATCATCCGCTGTCAGTTGAATGGCGCGGCTAATCTGCTGAGTCGTTAGACCCTGATGAGGAGCTGTCGGAGAGCAACGTCGTGACGCGCATGCCTGAACCAACACTCAGCACATGAGCTGATTTCCTTGAGAGCCTTAAGGCACAACAGTAACCTACGACCTAGCCTTCCATCCTCCATGCCTCTCTTTAAGGCCTGCGATCCTCGCCGGAAAACTAGAGGATCCTAGCTAATGCCAGCTACCCGGCCGGCCTGATCTGGCGTGCGATGGCAGCCATGCCGATCCGGTCCGTCCAGTCGCGTCGCCGTCCGGAGTGGATAAAGATCCAGGCACCAGGCAGGCCGGAGTTGACGCCACGCCATGGTCGCTGCCCCGGGCGAGCAGGGGTCGCTGTGCTGATGGCCACACGCCGATGGCAACGGCCTGCCAGCAACGCATAACGCCACTGCCGTGCTAGCTctgaattttctttcttttttgagaaaaagaagaactCGTTCTTCTTTGTACGGATTAGGCTATGATAATTGCGGTAGAAATGTTGAATTGATTACCTGAGCTATGTTCAGTTGTGATTATTACAGCTGCTTGGGCTGCTGCTGGACAGCCAGCCGTTCGGTTACAGCTTACCAAGCAGTCATTGCACTAAATTGATTGGCTGTAGCTGCTGTTCATGCTGCTATCTGGTTGCAGCCGCTGCTCAAGCTGGTGTCTGGTTGCAACAGCTGTAGCCACAGCCGCTGCTGTAGCCAGCACTACCGAACGAGCCCTATCCTCGTATTAGAAAGCAGATCATGGATGTAGATTGAGACTTTGAGAGGAGGAGTGGAGTCTACGTCCATTATTGTCTAGAAATATATTGTCTAGAAAAGGTTTAAAGCTTCATCCTAAGTGGGGAAGGGTTTCACTTGAATTCATATTTTGAGATATCGAATTCGATCAGTTACAAGAGGGTTTCCCTATGCATAAAAGTAGTGAGGCCTCAAATAGTTTTGAACTTGTCGTGAACTTGTGTGGGTGTTCGTTTGGAGTAGGGAGAGCGAATTTGTCAACAATGTCTTTAAGCACCCAACAAAAAAGCATTTCTTTTCTCCCCCACATTTTTCAGGTGCTTGCTTGGACGCCTGCATGTTCTATCAATCGGTGGCAGATGAATGCGCAAAGCACACCTGAGACATTTTATAACTGTCTAATCAAAGCACTGATGGTACCATAAACCTTTAAACCTTTTTTATCCTACATGCATTTCTTTGAGATCATTACtgttcattttgacttttctagatatgcatctaaatatatattatgtctaggtgcatagtaaaaattatgtatctagaaaaatcaaagcgaatagtaatttgggatggaggtagTACAGTCAAAGGTTCAGGAAATCTCAATCTCTTGACCTTTTAATCTCCCAGATACCGTCCAAGATGGTTACAATGGCAATATGGCATGAATCCACACAGAAGCAGAGTGCAACAAATTAAAGGATCTCGTCAGGCTCCTGCATTCCGTGCCTTCTGAAATCCATCACCGCGccgctgcaccgccgccgcggtggccccCGTGTTCGGCGCGGCCCTTGTCGCCGCCGACACGTCCACGGCCCTGTGGCTGGCGCAACCCGCGAGCAGTCCGACCGGCCGGTGGTCCCGGTGCTGCCTCCCGGCCACAGGACCCCTGCCGCCGACCCATCTGGCGGGGACGCGGTCGCCGCGCGGCTCCGACGCGTCCGTGGCGCTCGCCGTCACCACGCTCCACTGGATGCTCGCCTCGCTCGGCTCGTAGCGGCAGTCCTCGATCATCAGGCTCTTGATCTCGAACAGGTCCGAGCTCGACTCGCTCCCGGCGCCGTCATCGTCGCAgtcgccgtcaccgtcgcctATGCCGGCACGGCCGCTCGCCGGTAGCGCGTTGGCTCTGACCACCGGAGCCACGAGAGCGACGCTTCTCCTCATGGAACTTGAAAAGGTGACCCcggccgccttctcctcccgTGTCATCTCCCTCCCGATGGCTGCCACTTTCGCCGTGCCAAGGTTCAAACCTGGCGGGAGGCCGGCGGCCACCACGCCATGGTTGTTGCCGCCATCTCCAGGGACGAGCCCAAGGGCGGCCTTCTGCATCCTCAGCTCTTTGTACCAGTCGatcctgctcgccgccggcggctcgcCGACGTCGTGGGCTTCCTTGgccgcgtcgccgtcgacgcGCACCGACCGCTTCCCGGAGCACGTGCGCATGAGCACGCCGACCTGGACGCAGCActtcctgccgcgccgccggtggccgccaCGGAAGAGCGCGGTCTGGCTGTTGACGCTGGACGCCGAGCTCGCGGTGAAGCTCGCCGTCGACGCGCTTGTCGACGACGGCCGCGCCATCACCACGGCCTCGGCC is a genomic window containing:
- the LOC117838839 gene encoding uncharacterized protein, translated to MEFELFILFCFWCCVNCDVYISAPIHIAPFCDAHHSFFLILLYWVRCVGYTTMEMGRSGNGGGKVVTFDDSVAGRRRNGGSLSSYLDVGNKDAVEAGRAARPMPGMGSRRRTYADGELDVFTAERYFKGAMDGDGGDRKEAIVRAAVAAVVPPVETAAARPAEAVVMARPSSTSASTASFTASSASSVNSQTALFRGGHRRRGRKCCVQVGVLMRTCSGKRSVRVDGDAAKEAHDVGEPPAASRIDWYKELRMQKAALGLVPGDGGNNHGVVAAGLPPGLNLGTAKVAAIGREMTREEKAAGVTFSSSMRRSVALVAPVVRANALPASGRAGIGDGDGDCDDDGAGSESSSDLFEIKSLMIEDCRYEPSEASIQWSVVTASATDASEPRGDRVPARWVGGRGPVAGRQHRDHRPVGLLAGCASHRAVDVSAATRAAPNTGATAAAVQRRGDGFQKARNAGA